The sequence GTCGCTGCTGGGGTAAATTGTGTCGAGCGAGCCGTGCTGTGCCCCCGCTTCGTCCGTGTCGTACAGGTAAAACGTCGCCGTCTCGATGCGGTCGGAGAGCGGCCGCTGCTGGATTGGAGTTTCGATGCCGTTCGCCGCGAGGTTGACGCGCAATCGCTCGACGTTCGGCGGATACGGTTCGAAGGCGACGACAGTGCCGTCCGTCAGCAGGCTGTCGACGAGACAACAGTAGATACCGATGTTCGCGCCAACGTCGTAGAACACGTCGTCTTCCTCGATGTGCGCGAGCAGATGTCTGAGCACCGCTTCTTCGTCCCAGATGCGGTTTTCGATGTTGTTCCACTCCATGAACGTCGCCGGGTAGAAAACGGCGCTCGCGTCGTCGACCGCAAGACGGTACGTCGGCGAGACTCGCAGATACGCGTTCACTGCGGACTGGTACGCCTTCACGCCGTATGTGTAGACGGGCGTCCCCCACAACAGGTCTGCGAGTGAACCCACGAGCGACATAGCAATCGGGTCAACATCGACTGACTAAACAGTTCGTCACGTCTCCGCCAGAAACCGATGGGGGTGACAGATTCTCTCCCGGTTGTACGTCAACAGTCGCAGAGTAGCGCCTGCTATCGGTTACGGTCCATCGAACACAATGTCGCGATACCGACTGTCCGGTCTGCGCGAACAGACCTTAATTACCTGTCACATTGTGGCTTCTTACAGCACATGGGGGATTCACCAAGATGACGACGACTACTGGACATTGGGATTCTGTTATCGTACCGGCGAACTTCTCGATAAACGCCGTTGCCTGTCTGCGGTCGCTTGCACCAAGAGACGTCCATACCATCGTCGTCTCTGAGCACGACGATGTCCCGGCCTTCGCCTCGAAGTACTGTAACGAGAAAGTACTGATGCCGTCGCCGTACGACAACTTTCCGGCCTACAAAGAATCGCTTCTCGCACTGGCGACTCGACCGGACGTACGGACGGTCGTTCCCACGCGAGAGATGGATGCGTACATCCTCTCGAAGTACCGCGAGGAGTTCGCAGAACACGTCACCGTCGGGTGGCCGACGTTCGACTCACTTCGCACCGCTCAAGACGGCAAGGAGTTGGCGGAGGTCGCAGAGCGACTCGACATCCCGGTTCCGAAGACAGAGACGCTCGACGAAGTCACCGACTGGGACCGAAAACTCATCGCCAAACAACGGTACTCGTTGCTCGCGGAGGATTACGTCGACTTCCTCGAACCGGGGACGTGTGAAGGGAGGATGGACCCGATATACCTCGAATCCGGGTCCGAACCCGACACGGATGCGATAATCGACGAGATGCTCGGCCACGTCCCCATCACCCAGGAGATCGTCAAGGGCGTGGAGTACTCGTTTCGTGCGCTCTACGACCACGGCGAACCGGTCGCGACGAGTCTTCGACGGCAACTACGCGGGAAGACGTACGCGGGCGGTATGAGCGTGTTCCGCGAGATGACCCACGACCCCGAGGTGGAGGAACTCGGGGAGCGACTGCTGACACATCTCGACTGGCACGGCTTGGCATCGGTGCAGTTCATCAAAGACCACGAGAGCGGCGAGTTTTACTTCCTCGAAATCAACCCCCGAATCTGGGCGTCGGTGCTGCTCGACGTGCGTGCCGGTGCCGACTATCCGTACAACTACTGGCTCATGACGCAGGGTCGGACGGACGAAATCGATCCGGGGTACGAAGAGGGTGTAGCCACACATCTCCTCGCTGGAGAACTTCAGTATCTCTGGAGCGTCGTGCGACACAATTACCCAAACGTCGACAAACCGTCGATTCGGACTGCTACCTGGGAAGTCGCGTCGTCGATCTACGAACATCCCCACTTCGACTTCGTGAGTTTAGACGACCCGCGGCCGTTCGCACAGGGCATCCTCAACACACTGTCGCGGGGTCGATAACTCGATGTCGGCGCACAGACGCGCCGTAACCGGAGTCGACGGACGATCGAGTAGCTTCGAGGTATCGAGACTGTATCGAATCCGAACACCCACAGCGTGGACGAGAACGGTAACACGGAGCTAACAGATGGATCTCGGTCGCTCATCGTTTAACATGGTCCTCTCGAAGGGCGGCGGCGCCCTCCTGATGTTCGCCGCCGTCACCTTCTTCGCGCGGAGTCTCGACTCCGCGCAGTTGGGGATCTTCTTCCTCTTTTTCGCCGTGCAAGGGCTCCTCTCGATTCCGGCCGACTTGGGCCTCCGCGGCGCACTGGAGAAACGTCTCAGCGAAGGACAGAACCCCGAGACGGTACTCGGGTCGGCGGTCGCGTTCAAACTAGTGTTGCTGGCGATAGTGTCGCTCGCGATATTCGCGTTCCGACCCTGGTTGAACGATTACCTCGGTGCGGACCTCGCGAACCTTCTCATCGCCACCGTCGTGCTTCGAGAGCTGTCGTTGCTGTACATTCACGCGGTTCGTGGCGAACTTCGAGTCGGTGAGACCGCCCCCATCGAGTTCGCTCGACGACTCACGTGGGTCGTCGTAGCGATACTGCTCATCACACAGGGTTTCGGCATCCGGGGTATCGTCTACGGCCTCATGCTCGGGTCCGTCGTCGCGTTCACGTGGGCGTACGCGAAGTGCACGACCAGTATCGGCAGACCCTCGATAGCGGAGACGAAGTCGCTTTTTGTCTTCTCGAAGTACGACACTATCAACTCCGTAGGTGCCGAAATCTATCAGTGGATGGACTCGGCGTTCATCGGGTTCTTCCTCG is a genomic window of Haloprofundus halophilus containing:
- a CDS encoding carboxylate--amine ligase, producing the protein MPSPYDNFPAYKESLLALATRPDVRTVVPTREMDAYILSKYREEFAEHVTVGWPTFDSLRTAQDGKELAEVAERLDIPVPKTETLDEVTDWDRKLIAKQRYSLLAEDYVDFLEPGTCEGRMDPIYLESGSEPDTDAIIDEMLGHVPITQEIVKGVEYSFRALYDHGEPVATSLRRQLRGKTYAGGMSVFREMTHDPEVEELGERLLTHLDWHGLASVQFIKDHESGEFYFLEINPRIWASVLLDVRAGADYPYNYWLMTQGRTDEIDPGYEEGVATHLLAGELQYLWSVVRHNYPNVDKPSIRTATWEVASSIYEHPHFDFVSLDDPRPFAQGILNTLSRGR
- a CDS encoding FkbM family methyltransferase, with protein sequence MSLVGSLADLLWGTPVYTYGVKAYQSAVNAYLRVSPTYRLAVDDASAVFYPATFMEWNNIENRIWDEEAVLRHLLAHIEEDDVFYDVGANIGIYCCLVDSLLTDGTVVAFEPYPPNVERLRVNLAANGIETPIQQRPLSDRIETATFYLYDTDEAGAQHGSLDTIYPSSDPIGSFSTETVAGDRLVERGEIPAPTVVKIDVQGTGPAVIDGLAESLSADRCRFVYVEAHDNAEQLRTRLQNLGFSTVTLRVDRPGKDPTIVGYRKDADLRTSDAETASTAVF